The Bacteriovorax sp. Seq25_V genome window below encodes:
- a CDS encoding type II secretion system protein J, giving the protein MKSPKINNQAGFTLLEVLIAITILSLLMVSIYSVIENSTTTKDKIIAEDRDKMQLEMALARIETDLVYIYSPLYYESTQKEDTALYTKAFKKAPPGQDQSEDDQNSVYDEKKSRYDSLEQYVGLSESGNPVPKVVSDDTKSLVFFSSAGRRLIRDSKQSKFTWIKYSVENAKDPVNKDAPLVLMRSTITENIFNDELEWDKVKAQPLLENIKELKFSFYDEKREKYVDTIKELTVSPQTPRLIKITLAYQSESGEVYEGERTFRPIWPKVDTRKALEEKYKFQNNGPTGGQVGGNGDSSGGIIGGSGDGDDE; this is encoded by the coding sequence ATGAAATCGCCTAAGATTAATAACCAAGCAGGTTTTACACTACTTGAAGTTCTAATTGCCATAACGATTCTCTCGCTCTTGATGGTTTCTATATATTCAGTCATTGAAAACTCGACAACGACTAAGGATAAGATCATTGCCGAAGATAGGGACAAGATGCAGCTAGAAATGGCCCTTGCAAGAATTGAAACTGATCTGGTTTACATATACTCTCCTCTTTATTACGAGTCGACACAGAAAGAAGATACGGCACTTTACACAAAGGCCTTTAAGAAAGCTCCTCCAGGTCAAGACCAGTCTGAAGACGATCAAAATTCAGTTTATGATGAAAAGAAGTCTCGTTATGACAGTCTTGAACAATATGTCGGACTCTCTGAAAGTGGAAACCCTGTGCCTAAAGTTGTAAGTGACGATACCAAGAGCTTAGTTTTCTTTTCTTCGGCTGGACGACGTCTCATTAGAGACTCTAAGCAAAGTAAATTCACATGGATTAAGTACAGTGTCGAGAATGCTAAAGACCCAGTTAATAAGGATGCACCACTAGTGCTTATGCGTTCAACAATCACTGAGAATATCTTCAATGATGAGCTTGAATGGGACAAGGTGAAGGCCCAACCTTTACTTGAAAATATAAAAGAACTCAAATTTTCTTTCTACGATGAAAAACGTGAAAAATATGTTGATACAATCAAAGAACTAACTGTTTCACCACAAACTCCCCGCCTAATTAAAATCACTCTCGCCTACCAATCAGAAAGTGGTGAGGTCTATGAGGGCGAGAGGACATTTAGACCAATATGGCCAAAAGTTGATACAAGAAAAGCCCTTGAAGAAAAGTATAAGTTTCAAAACAATGGCCCTACAGGTGGTCAAGTTGGTGGAAATGGTGATTCTTCTGGTGGAATAATTGGTGGTTCAGGAGATGGTGATGATGAGTAA
- the gspF gene encoding type II secretion system inner membrane protein GspF — protein MALYSYKGIDRTGAETKGSVNAENINLAKSKVRALGIMLTDIKEQKSEPKAQKNISFGAAVSINDLSLMTRQLATLIKARIQIVESFNALIEQCENPKLRVILSEVRQKVNEGSSLAKALSDYPKVFDTIYVNMVEAGESSGTLDIVLLRLAEFTEAQVKLKNKVRGAMMYPIIMLCVGATVMSIILVLVIPKITKIFVTLKKELPLPTQICIWLSSFIKSYWWAIILGIFAGIYLLKKYIATKKGRAVYDSIVLKIPVVGGLVTMVNVSRFCSTLGTLLNSGVPILMAMNIVKNLISNVHMQKAIERSRTNVSEGSSLAGPLAESKLFPVMVTHMISLGEKSGELEPMLNIIAENYEDQVESKLNGLTSILEPIMMVGMGGAVAFIVMSVVVPMMELNSVK, from the coding sequence ATGGCATTATATAGTTACAAAGGTATAGATAGAACGGGGGCCGAAACTAAGGGTTCCGTTAACGCTGAGAATATCAATCTAGCAAAGAGTAAAGTTAGAGCTCTTGGAATTATGCTTACTGATATTAAGGAGCAAAAATCTGAGCCGAAGGCCCAAAAGAATATTTCTTTTGGTGCTGCTGTAAGTATTAATGACCTATCACTTATGACAAGACAGCTTGCGACTCTCATTAAAGCAAGAATTCAGATTGTGGAGTCATTTAATGCTCTTATTGAACAATGTGAAAATCCAAAATTGAGAGTAATTCTTTCTGAAGTTCGTCAAAAAGTTAATGAAGGTAGTTCTCTTGCAAAAGCATTGTCCGATTACCCAAAAGTTTTTGATACAATCTACGTCAACATGGTTGAGGCCGGAGAATCCTCAGGAACGCTTGATATCGTTCTTCTTCGTCTTGCAGAATTTACTGAAGCACAAGTAAAACTAAAAAATAAAGTACGTGGAGCGATGATGTATCCAATCATCATGCTTTGTGTTGGAGCAACGGTTATGAGTATTATTCTTGTGCTCGTTATTCCAAAAATTACTAAAATCTTTGTCACACTAAAAAAAGAACTTCCACTGCCAACTCAAATTTGTATATGGCTATCGTCATTTATCAAATCATACTGGTGGGCGATTATTCTCGGAATTTTTGCAGGTATATATCTACTAAAGAAATATATTGCCACAAAAAAAGGCAGAGCTGTTTACGATAGTATTGTTCTAAAAATTCCTGTCGTTGGTGGACTTGTGACGATGGTAAATGTGAGTCGTTTCTGCTCGACACTTGGAACACTACTCAATTCAGGTGTTCCTATTCTTATGGCAATGAATATTGTAAAAAACCTGATAAGTAACGTTCATATGCAAAAGGCGATTGAAAGATCGCGCACAAATGTTTCAGAAGGTTCTTCACTCGCAGGCCCCCTAGCAGAGAGTAAACTATTTCCAGTTATGGTGACTCACATGATTAGTCTAGGGGAAAAGTCAGGTGAATTAGAACCAATGCTTAACATTATTGCTGAGAACTATGAAGACCAGGTAGAATCTAAACTTAATGGACTTACCTCTATTTTAGAGCCTATAATGATGGTCGGAATGGGTGGCGCAGTTGCATTTATTGTTATGTCGGTAGTTGTACCGATGATGGAACTCAACTCAGTTAAATAA
- a CDS encoding type II secretion system protein J translates to MVRKVRNKSGFTLIEVMIALAIFGVFIVSFMASQGYNVTDSSSMRAELKLKELVQAKVNEIIVAPPELTDALTLKATQGKFEKDEGFKYEITYKKFKVPDLDKIKGNEESSNEDDSAESAIEKKIFDNVAKNLETVLWQVQVKVINEVSGQEMVMSTWLLNDKAEIILETI, encoded by the coding sequence ATGGTTAGAAAAGTAAGAAATAAATCAGGATTCACACTCATTGAAGTAATGATTGCTCTTGCTATTTTTGGTGTATTCATCGTCTCTTTTATGGCCTCCCAGGGTTATAACGTTACAGACTCTTCTTCAATGAGAGCTGAGCTCAAGCTTAAAGAATTAGTTCAAGCAAAAGTTAATGAGATCATCGTTGCACCGCCAGAGCTCACAGATGCACTTACATTGAAGGCAACTCAAGGTAAATTCGAAAAAGATGAAGGATTTAAGTACGAGATTACTTATAAGAAATTTAAGGTTCCCGATCTCGACAAAATCAAAGGCAATGAAGAATCTTCAAACGAAGATGATAGTGCTGAAAGTGCAATTGAAAAAAAGATCTTTGATAATGTTGCAAAAAATCTCGAAACAGTACTTTGGCAAGTTCAAGTTAAAGTTATCAACGAAGTAAGTGGACAAGAAATGGTAATGTCGACATGGTTACTTAATGACAAGGCCGAAATTATATTGGAGACAATATGA
- a CDS encoding Tfp pilus assembly protein FimT/FimU, giving the protein MIKGHEQSGFTLLEILVALALVTIVLMMVAGTSFSSRQNLDEMLNKVERIVRFASDEASLKNQFIRLSVELDTEEQKIKLEYADDANLVLEAPKENPDDEIRDDDKKEKKKEEDKSFSTVSDFDSDEFSLPVGVKFVAIGTSLSKNLIKNSTAPIYFYPTGEKDSAIIIFATDTEIATVEIKSFGQVIDRNYYKLDETNFDIVNEKTLELADGLYKEWLEK; this is encoded by the coding sequence ATGATTAAGGGTCACGAACAATCTGGTTTTACATTACTTGAAATACTAGTTGCACTGGCCCTTGTTACTATCGTCCTAATGATGGTGGCAGGGACAAGTTTCTCTAGCCGCCAAAATCTCGATGAAATGCTAAATAAAGTCGAGCGAATCGTAAGATTCGCTAGTGACGAAGCCTCCCTAAAAAACCAATTCATTCGCTTAAGTGTTGAACTCGACACTGAAGAGCAAAAAATCAAGCTCGAGTATGCAGATGATGCTAATCTCGTTCTTGAGGCCCCAAAAGAAAATCCAGATGATGAAATTCGGGATGATGACAAGAAAGAAAAGAAGAAGGAAGAAGATAAGTCATTCTCCACTGTTTCTGACTTTGATTCCGATGAATTCAGTCTTCCTGTTGGTGTAAAATTTGTTGCGATAGGCACAAGTCTTTCAAAAAACCTTATAAAAAATTCTACTGCACCAATCTATTTTTATCCGACAGGAGAGAAAGACTCTGCTATAATAATCTTTGCAACAGATACAGAAATTGCAACAGTCGAAATAAAGTCTTTTGGTCAAGTGATTGATCGAAACTATTACAAGCTCGATGAAACAAATTTTGATATCGTGAATGAAAAGACACTCGAACTTGCTGATGGATTATACAAAGAATGGTTAGAAAAGTAA
- a CDS encoding MerR family transcriptional regulator produces the protein MQSEIRIPNKSLFKLDEVCSITGVKPYVLRFWETEFEEISPMVSSTGQKLFEHKDIESILMVKELLFNQKLTIEQAKNSLKDSLSHIVTHLETDDQLQAQDLSRPQLKMELDGRDLKKLVDAKDAMSKILLRAKTIKGKHNWA, from the coding sequence ATGCAATCAGAAATAAGAATTCCTAATAAATCACTATTCAAGCTAGATGAAGTTTGCTCAATAACTGGTGTGAAGCCATATGTTTTGAGATTTTGGGAAACTGAATTCGAAGAGATATCTCCGATGGTTTCATCAACTGGTCAAAAATTATTTGAGCATAAAGACATCGAATCTATTTTGATGGTGAAGGAATTGTTATTTAATCAAAAGTTAACGATTGAGCAGGCAAAAAATAGTCTGAAAGATTCATTAAGTCATATCGTTACACACCTTGAGACTGACGATCAACTTCAGGCACAAGATCTATCAAGACCACAACTAAAAATGGAACTTGATGGACGCGACCTTAAGAAATTGGTTGATGCAAAAGATGCTATGTCTAAAATTCTTTTAAGAGCAAAGACGATCAAGGGTAAGCATAATTGGGCGTAG
- a CDS encoding DNA gyrase subunit A: protein MKNETYLHSLESISLSDIVREEYRTYQIYTLMDRAIPYLQDGLKPGQRRILYTLWKNQSKGLMKVSSATGLVLTLHPHGPASVESAIVNMAQDYTFSNNYPLIDKKGYFGERMETQAAASRYIECKLGKVSDILLFDDMNQVEMIPNYDERTMEPVALLPKLPLMLLNGAEGIGTGFSSTIPSFNHKDIVKSMISYVETGKAKKLKPFVHDYSLPIEVDKSGRLIFEMGFEKIDGSIVITEVPRGYDSTKIYKHLNKFIEDGYLKDFIDSSVDNKISIELLFKKGETPTLEEVKKTIGTTSTQVPNYTLISERGVRIFDYAESIIEIFTQQRLEVVKRRYELLCEELTNKITQNNEIIKFIKNKEYEVATKSKNRKSFVEYLQKKKYVYADYLADMPIYRMTKEEVEKRQLLIKEDTAKLKEYTKIAQSKKLIEKKLIEELEDVSEKLTAWRAAKDKEREKLIKKIEKEQEKLGKKKAQKALKKKK from the coding sequence ATGAAAAATGAAACATATCTTCACTCTTTAGAATCAATTTCTCTTTCAGATATCGTGAGAGAGGAATATAGAACGTATCAAATCTATACACTGATGGATCGTGCGATTCCATATCTACAGGATGGTTTAAAGCCAGGTCAGAGAAGAATTCTTTACACTCTTTGGAAAAATCAATCAAAGGGGTTAATGAAAGTTTCCTCTGCTACCGGTCTTGTTCTAACTCTTCACCCTCACGGACCAGCTTCTGTTGAGTCGGCAATTGTTAATATGGCACAGGATTACACTTTTTCTAATAACTATCCTTTAATTGATAAGAAAGGATACTTTGGGGAGAGAATGGAAACTCAAGCTGCTGCTTCAAGGTATATTGAATGTAAGCTTGGTAAGGTTTCTGATATTTTACTTTTCGATGATATGAACCAAGTCGAAATGATTCCTAATTATGATGAAAGGACAATGGAGCCAGTTGCTCTTCTTCCAAAGCTTCCACTGATGCTTCTGAATGGGGCAGAGGGGATTGGGACAGGTTTCTCTTCAACAATTCCAAGTTTTAATCACAAAGATATCGTTAAATCGATGATCTCTTATGTTGAAACAGGGAAAGCGAAGAAACTTAAGCCTTTTGTTCATGACTATTCTCTTCCTATCGAAGTTGATAAGTCGGGAAGACTTATATTTGAAATGGGATTTGAGAAAATTGATGGAAGTATCGTTATCACTGAAGTTCCTCGTGGATATGATTCGACAAAGATTTATAAGCACTTAAACAAGTTTATTGAGGATGGATACTTAAAAGACTTCATTGACTCGAGTGTTGATAATAAAATTAGTATTGAACTTCTTTTCAAAAAAGGTGAAACGCCAACTCTTGAAGAGGTCAAAAAAACAATTGGAACAACATCTACTCAGGTTCCAAATTATACTCTTATTAGTGAGAGAGGGGTTAGGATCTTTGATTACGCGGAGTCAATTATCGAAATCTTCACTCAACAACGTCTTGAAGTTGTAAAAAGAAGATATGAGCTTCTTTGTGAGGAACTTACAAATAAGATAACTCAGAATAATGAGATTATTAAATTCATTAAAAATAAAGAATACGAAGTTGCGACTAAGTCGAAAAACAGAAAGTCTTTTGTTGAATACCTTCAAAAGAAAAAATATGTTTATGCTGACTACCTTGCAGATATGCCAATCTATCGTATGACTAAAGAAGAAGTTGAAAAAAGACAGCTTCTAATCAAAGAAGATACTGCTAAGCTTAAAGAGTATACAAAAATTGCTCAGAGTAAGAAGCTTATTGAGAAAAAACTTATCGAAGAACTTGAAGATGTTAGTGAAAAGCTAACGGCTTGGAGAGCTGCAAAAGATAAGGAAAGAGAAAAGCTCATTAAGAAGATTGAAAAAGAGCAAGAAAAGCTTGGTAAGAAAAAAGCCCAAAAGGCTCTCAAGAAAAAGAAATGA
- a CDS encoding integration host factor subunit alpha, which produces MTKADIVERVYKEAGFSKKEAADLVDLVFKVIKDTLARGEKVKISGFGNFSIRDKSTRVGRNPQTGEAMEISARRVLTFKPSQVLKEDVTNRFGHRISDDGKEDTSLSVSDGIPKALSSFMNNIDESLDLDD; this is translated from the coding sequence TTGACCAAAGCGGATATTGTAGAGAGAGTTTATAAAGAAGCAGGTTTTTCTAAAAAAGAAGCTGCCGACCTTGTAGACCTAGTATTTAAGGTAATTAAAGACACGTTAGCTCGTGGAGAGAAAGTTAAAATCTCAGGATTTGGTAACTTTTCAATTCGTGACAAATCAACTCGTGTTGGGCGTAATCCACAAACTGGTGAAGCGATGGAAATCTCTGCAAGAAGAGTATTAACATTTAAACCTTCACAAGTATTAAAAGAAGACGTTACTAATCGTTTTGGTCACAGAATTAGCGATGATGGTAAGGAAGATACTTCACTAAGTGTAAGTGATGGTATTCCAAAAGCATTAAGCTCTTTCATGAACAATATTGATGAAAGTTTAGACTTGGATGATTAA
- the pilM gene encoding pilus assembly protein PilM gives MSNLIIDSGSYSVKFIEGKFQRKNFKIESYDEVLLADIRDPSDTETTDLEYQQQIIKQYLEQTKFTGKIIYQLSNNFLTTRYMDLPVQNKKKAELMIPFQLDEDLPFPANEAHYTNTFYKNTNGNFSSVVQITEDETFKDLHSAMKMNHTIPSVLTSELSVFQSYIEDRKFGGHVCIIDIGHNTTKAYLAFNDKLLSNHISSIAGSTFDEVIASTYDISADESRIYKHENAFFLTDGQLDQVSADQREFAIIMKQACSPLIQQLQRWLLGYRIKTGFSIEKVYICGGTSNIKNIDTFLTERLETPVEVLKITSLESQVNPREGLSLTLPYLMAQSQKFKTVPVSFLTKNYASGLLNGVTLEDSAFNFYRIALVALVISLGVNLETFLFLEKSKSDYNASVRKTIKDPELDVPVKLQKSFLKKPETVSKYLSTKEKVVAADLKILQATNTSNAIIPLAKLSAGIKRNEKVSLISFTSKDNTNIAKFKGDTQRDIMQVKELIKTLNFDGLNIKESADPLNLEISFNSGN, from the coding sequence ATGAGTAATTTAATTATTGATAGCGGAAGCTATAGCGTAAAATTCATTGAAGGTAAATTTCAACGCAAGAACTTTAAAATTGAAAGTTATGATGAAGTTCTTCTCGCAGACATCAGAGACCCCTCTGACACCGAAACAACTGACTTAGAATATCAGCAACAAATAATCAAACAATATCTTGAACAAACTAAATTTACAGGAAAGATAATCTATCAGCTTTCTAATAATTTTTTAACTACAAGATATATGGATCTACCTGTTCAAAATAAAAAGAAAGCAGAGTTGATGATCCCATTCCAACTTGATGAGGATCTTCCATTCCCTGCGAATGAAGCTCATTACACAAATACGTTTTACAAAAATACCAATGGTAATTTCTCAAGTGTTGTTCAAATTACAGAAGATGAAACATTCAAGGACCTTCACTCTGCAATGAAGATGAATCACACGATTCCTTCAGTTCTAACGAGTGAACTTAGTGTCTTTCAAAGTTATATTGAAGATCGTAAGTTTGGTGGTCATGTTTGTATTATCGACATTGGACATAACACAACGAAAGCCTATCTTGCATTTAATGACAAGCTTCTCTCAAACCATATCTCATCAATTGCAGGTTCTACTTTTGATGAAGTAATAGCTAGCACTTATGACATTAGTGCAGACGAGTCTCGTATCTATAAACATGAAAATGCTTTCTTCTTAACTGATGGTCAACTTGATCAAGTATCAGCAGATCAAAGAGAGTTCGCAATTATCATGAAACAAGCATGCTCTCCCCTTATTCAACAATTACAAAGATGGTTACTTGGATACAGAATTAAGACAGGCTTTAGCATTGAAAAAGTTTATATTTGTGGAGGAACTTCAAATATCAAAAATATTGATACGTTCCTTACTGAAAGACTAGAAACTCCCGTTGAAGTTTTGAAAATTACTTCTCTCGAGTCGCAAGTAAATCCAAGGGAAGGATTGTCACTGACTCTCCCTTACCTAATGGCCCAGTCGCAAAAATTCAAAACAGTCCCAGTCAGCTTCCTGACAAAGAACTACGCTTCGGGACTTCTCAATGGTGTAACTCTTGAAGACAGTGCTTTTAACTTTTACAGAATTGCTCTTGTTGCTCTGGTAATATCTCTTGGTGTGAATCTCGAAACATTTTTATTCCTAGAGAAAAGTAAATCAGACTACAATGCAAGCGTTAGAAAAACTATTAAAGATCCTGAATTAGATGTTCCAGTGAAGCTTCAAAAGTCTTTTCTAAAAAAACCAGAGACTGTTTCAAAATATCTTTCAACAAAAGAAAAAGTCGTAGCAGCTGACTTGAAAATTCTTCAAGCGACTAATACATCAAATGCAATAATTCCTCTCGCGAAATTGAGTGCAGGAATTAAGAGAAATGAAAAAGTTTCTCTGATTAGCTTTACGTCAAAAGATAATACAAATATTGCAAAATTTAAGGGTGATACTCAACGAGATATCATGCAAGTCAAAGAACTTATCAAGACTTTAAATTTTGACGGATTGAATATAAAAGAAAGTGCTGATCCACTTAACCTAGAAATTAGTTTTAACTCAGGTAATTAG
- the gspG gene encoding type II secretion system major pseudopilin GspG translates to MSLKSLMMKMKIKNSTFKTEVLKNNKGMTLIEILIALTLISLMGTFIAGKVFDMLYEGQVKSVNIQMKGFEAQLKEFRRKCGFYPTTEQTLDALITKPTTGRECKNYPPEGFIDGDSIPMDPWDNEYILISDGKDLDIISYGQDNVEGGEGKDADIHLRKPKQQ, encoded by the coding sequence ATGTCGTTAAAATCTTTAATGATGAAAATGAAAATTAAAAACTCTACTTTCAAGACTGAAGTACTAAAGAATAATAAGGGGATGACTCTTATTGAAATTCTAATCGCTCTAACTCTTATCAGTTTAATGGGTACATTTATTGCTGGTAAAGTTTTCGATATGCTTTATGAAGGCCAAGTAAAATCTGTAAATATTCAAATGAAAGGTTTCGAAGCTCAACTTAAAGAGTTTAGAAGAAAATGTGGATTCTACCCTACTACAGAGCAAACTCTTGATGCCCTTATCACTAAACCAACGACAGGAAGAGAATGTAAGAACTACCCACCAGAAGGTTTCATCGATGGAGATTCAATCCCAATGGACCCATGGGATAACGAATATATTCTTATTTCTGACGGGAAAGATCTAGATATCATCTCTTACGGACAAGATAACGTTGAAGGTGGAGAAGGAAAAGATGCAGATATTCACCTAAGGAAACCAAAGCAACAATAA
- a CDS encoding response regulator: MSKVLNVIVVDDEHAVEMLFKAFFESEIENADLKITYFDLATKCLSSLAKNSEVDLILSDINMPEMNGFEFLDELREKYSHVPVYMMSAYGSDDYISKALDKGARGFFVKPFDFDEIKKLVENISQI; encoded by the coding sequence ATGAGTAAGGTTTTAAACGTTATCGTTGTTGACGATGAGCATGCGGTTGAAATGTTGTTCAAAGCTTTTTTTGAATCTGAAATCGAAAATGCCGATTTAAAAATTACTTATTTTGATTTGGCGACAAAGTGTCTCTCTTCTCTCGCGAAAAATTCAGAAGTCGATTTAATTTTATCTGACATTAATATGCCGGAGATGAATGGATTTGAATTTTTAGATGAGTTAAGGGAAAAATATTCTCATGTCCCTGTGTATATGATGAGTGCATATGGCAGTGATGATTATATATCAAAAGCGTTGGACAAAGGTGCTAGAGGCTTCTTTGTGAAACCATTCGACTTTGATGAGATAAAAAAATTGGTAGAGAATATCAGTCAGATATAA
- a CDS encoding polyprenyl synthetase family protein — translation MPTEQLNKNLKQHINKEIYDNFFSDPYIYSLFPAGKLFRPLMVWSVSNDFFGEFNNNSALIASFTEVHHTYTLIHDDMPCMDDDDMRRGRPSTHKQFGQWQALLSGDGLLNASYGILSRIQGHNLGAVLRYASWALGPKGLILGQALDLSGVMTESFNDLVLTHKLKTARLIQVCLVAPILAQEGFKDTKKLKDLHRLGYHMGVAFQILDDLCELTDEVLSEHENEVNPWPRFTKQCAEELNQSLIGIEKFFNKYESKNLRKTYASYLEKIKTQINGSENIIEGHINTDLRPIMLTLDRLCS, via the coding sequence ATGCCAACAGAACAACTAAATAAGAATCTTAAACAACATATCAATAAAGAAATCTACGACAATTTTTTTAGTGATCCCTATATTTACTCACTCTTCCCAGCTGGAAAACTTTTTCGTCCACTTATGGTTTGGTCAGTAAGTAATGACTTCTTTGGTGAGTTTAATAATAATAGCGCTCTTATTGCTTCATTCACTGAAGTTCACCACACCTATACACTCATCCACGATGATATGCCCTGTATGGATGACGATGACATGAGACGTGGACGTCCATCAACACACAAGCAGTTTGGCCAGTGGCAAGCACTTCTAAGTGGAGATGGCCTACTAAATGCCAGTTATGGAATTCTATCACGCATTCAAGGTCACAATCTTGGAGCAGTACTTCGTTATGCATCGTGGGCACTTGGACCAAAAGGCCTCATTCTAGGTCAGGCACTTGATCTCTCTGGCGTCATGACTGAAAGTTTTAATGACCTCGTATTAACTCATAAATTAAAGACAGCAAGACTAATTCAAGTGTGTCTAGTTGCTCCAATTTTGGCCCAGGAAGGCTTCAAAGACACGAAGAAGCTAAAAGACCTGCACCGTCTTGGTTATCACATGGGAGTTGCCTTTCAGATCTTAGACGATCTATGTGAGTTAACAGATGAAGTTTTAAGTGAGCACGAGAATGAAGTAAATCCATGGCCTCGCTTTACGAAGCAATGTGCAGAGGAACTAAATCAATCCCTAATTGGTATCGAGAAATTTTTTAATAAATATGAGAGTAAGAACCTGAGAAAAACTTATGCAAGTTACTTAGAAAAAATAAAGACCCAAATTAATGGGTCTGAAAATATCATTGAAGGTCACATAAATACGGATCTACGCCCAATTATGCTTACCCTTGATCGTCTTTGCTCTTAA